One genomic segment of Pseudomonas sp. RU47 includes these proteins:
- the fahA gene encoding fumarylacetoacetase produces MTQNSITRSWVASANDHTDFPLQNLPLGVFSIAGALPRAGVAIGDHIFDLQVALEAGLFDGAARSAVEAMHGGQLNAFFDLGSEARVALRTRLLELFSEGSTHRGNIEAQGAKLLPLAADCQLHLPARISDYTDFYVGIEHAQNVGKLFRPDNPLLPNYKHVPIGYHGRASTVRASGTDVRRPKGQTLPAGASEPTFGPCARLDYELELGIWIGQGNEMGDSIAIGDAADHIAGFCLLNDWSARDIQAWEYQPLGPFLSKSFITSVSPWVVTAEALEPFRTAQPKRPDGDPQPLPYLFDKRDQDGGAFDIELEVLLLTEAMREQNLPAHRLTLSNTRYMYWTVAQMVAHHSVNGCQLQAGDLFGSGTLSGPENGQFGSLLEITEGGKKPIELASGEVRKFLEDGDEIILRARCARDGFASIGFGECRGKVLAAR; encoded by the coding sequence ATGACGCAGAATTCCATCACCCGCAGTTGGGTCGCTTCGGCCAACGACCACACCGATTTCCCGCTGCAGAACTTGCCGCTCGGCGTGTTCAGCATCGCCGGTGCGCTGCCGCGCGCTGGCGTGGCGATTGGCGACCACATCTTCGATCTGCAAGTGGCGCTGGAGGCCGGGCTGTTTGACGGTGCCGCGCGCAGCGCCGTGGAAGCCATGCATGGCGGCCAGTTGAACGCGTTCTTCGACCTCGGTAGCGAGGCACGTGTGGCCCTGCGCACACGCCTGCTGGAACTGTTCAGCGAAGGCAGCACGCATCGCGGCAACATCGAAGCCCAAGGCGCGAAACTGCTGCCACTGGCCGCCGATTGCCAGTTGCATCTGCCGGCACGCATCAGCGATTACACCGATTTCTATGTCGGCATTGAACACGCACAAAACGTCGGCAAACTGTTCCGCCCGGATAACCCGCTGCTGCCGAACTACAAGCACGTACCGATCGGTTATCACGGTCGCGCCTCCACTGTGCGTGCCTCGGGTACCGATGTGCGTCGCCCGAAAGGTCAGACCTTGCCGGCGGGTGCGAGCGAGCCGACGTTCGGCCCGTGCGCGCGCCTCGACTATGAGCTGGAACTGGGCATCTGGATCGGCCAGGGCAACGAGATGGGCGATTCGATCGCCATTGGTGATGCCGCTGATCACATCGCCGGTTTCTGCCTGCTCAACGACTGGTCGGCCCGCGATATCCAGGCCTGGGAATACCAGCCGCTGGGGCCGTTCCTGTCGAAAAGTTTTATCACCAGCGTCTCGCCATGGGTTGTAACTGCTGAAGCCTTGGAACCGTTCCGCACCGCGCAGCCGAAGCGTCCTGATGGTGATCCGCAACCTTTGCCGTATCTGTTCGACAAGCGTGATCAGGACGGCGGAGCCTTCGACATCGAACTGGAAGTGCTGCTGCTCACCGAAGCCATGCGCGAGCAGAACCTGCCGGCCCATCGCCTGACCCTGAGCAACACCCGCTACATGTACTGGACCGTCGCGCAAATGGTCGCGCACCACAGCGTCAACGGTTGCCAGTTGCAGGCCGGTGACCTGTTCGGTTCGGGCACTTTGTCCGGCCCGGAAAACGGCCAGTTCGGCAGCCTGCTGGAAATCACCGAGGGCGGTAAAAAACCGATCGAACTGGCCTCTGGCGAGGTGCGTAAATTCCTCGAGGACGGTGACGAAATCATTTTGCGCGCACGTTGTGCCCGTGATGGTTTTGCTTCGATCGGCTTCGGCGAGTGCCGCGGCAAAGTGCTGGCGGCGCGCTGA
- the maiA gene encoding maleylacetoacetate isomerase, translating into MDLYTYYRSTSSYRVRIALALKGLDYQALPVNLIAPPGGEHRQAAYLAINPQGRVPALRTDEGELLIQSPAIIEYLEERYPQRPLLPEDLVARAHVRGVAAVIGCDVHPLHNVSVLNRLRQSGQDEPQVVEWISHWISQGLATVEQLIGDEGFCFGEWPCVADVYLIPQLYAAERFNVSLEAYPKIRRVAALAAEHPAFIKAHPANQPDTP; encoded by the coding sequence ATGGATCTTTATACCTATTACCGTTCGACCTCGTCGTATCGAGTACGGATCGCACTGGCCTTGAAAGGCCTCGACTATCAGGCGTTGCCGGTCAATCTGATCGCACCGCCGGGTGGCGAGCATCGGCAAGCGGCGTATCTGGCGATCAATCCGCAAGGCCGGGTGCCGGCCTTGCGCACTGACGAAGGTGAGTTGTTGATTCAGTCGCCGGCGATCATCGAATACCTGGAGGAACGTTATCCACAGCGGCCACTGTTGCCGGAGGACCTTGTCGCCCGTGCCCATGTGCGCGGCGTGGCGGCGGTGATCGGGTGCGATGTGCATCCGCTGCACAACGTCAGCGTGCTCAATCGCCTGCGCCAGTCGGGGCAGGACGAGCCGCAGGTGGTCGAGTGGATCAGTCACTGGATCAGCCAAGGGCTGGCGACGGTGGAACAGTTGATCGGTGACGAAGGCTTCTGTTTTGGCGAGTGGCCGTGCGTGGCTGATGTGTACCTGATTCCGCAGTTGTATGCGGCAGAGCGCTTCAATGTTTCGCTGGAGGCTTACCCGAAAATCCGCCGGGTCGCCGCACTGGCGGCTGAACATCCAGCGTTCATCAAAGCCCATCCTGCCAATCAACCAGACACCCCATAA
- a CDS encoding MFS transporter translates to MHNQIASFRAALDARPVSRYQWLLLILLALLLVTDGYDAQVLGYVVPALAQDWGLEKSAFGPVFSANLLGLTLGSLAVTPLADRFGVRRILLACVLIYATLTVLMVFADSLNTLMIARFICGIGMGGAMPSAMALMSEYSPPRLRTLMVTLAACGFSFGGAAGGFVAAGFIDQFGWQAVFLAGGVTPLLLFPFLWWMLPESLPRLLRDAPPYARLRKVTARMLPDWQPPVATVEQNKREQGSKLTVVELFRNGYARPTLLIWATFFVSLILLYFMISWLPTLLLESGLKLNEANLVTSMFLFAGTLGAICMAWFADRLKRKVRLLSAVLAGAALCTILLGLNHDNPRYLVACVFAAGFCIIGGQLTLNAFASNFYPAHVRATGTGWALGVGRFGSILGPLFGSLLLAMHIPVAQIFFFCAIPAVIAALLIIQVRSPTDTAQSPVGASLLAKNDNAV, encoded by the coding sequence ATGCACAACCAGATTGCCAGCTTCCGGGCGGCGCTCGACGCCCGTCCTGTGTCCCGCTATCAGTGGTTACTGTTGATCCTGCTCGCGCTGTTGCTGGTCACCGACGGCTACGACGCTCAGGTGCTCGGTTACGTGGTGCCCGCGCTTGCGCAGGACTGGGGCCTGGAAAAGTCGGCGTTCGGACCTGTTTTCAGCGCCAATCTGCTCGGTCTCACCCTTGGTTCACTGGCGGTCACGCCGCTGGCTGACCGCTTTGGCGTGCGACGGATCCTGCTCGCTTGCGTACTGATCTACGCCACGCTGACCGTGCTGATGGTCTTCGCCGACTCGCTCAATACGCTGATGATCGCGCGCTTCATCTGCGGCATCGGCATGGGCGGCGCGATGCCCAGTGCCATGGCGTTGATGTCGGAATACTCGCCACCGCGTTTACGCACCTTGATGGTGACGCTGGCGGCTTGTGGCTTCTCGTTCGGTGGGGCAGCCGGTGGTTTCGTCGCCGCAGGGTTCATCGACCAATTCGGTTGGCAAGCGGTGTTTCTCGCCGGTGGCGTCACGCCGTTGCTGCTGTTTCCGTTTCTGTGGTGGATGCTGCCGGAATCGCTGCCACGCCTGCTGCGTGATGCGCCGCCGTATGCACGACTGCGCAAAGTCACCGCGCGCATGCTGCCTGACTGGCAACCGCCGGTGGCGACTGTCGAGCAGAACAAACGTGAGCAGGGCAGCAAACTGACCGTGGTCGAGTTGTTCCGCAACGGTTACGCACGGCCGACCTTGCTGATCTGGGCGACGTTCTTCGTCAGCCTGATTCTGCTGTATTTCATGATCAGCTGGCTGCCGACGCTGCTGTTGGAAAGCGGCCTGAAACTCAACGAAGCCAATCTGGTGACGTCGATGTTCCTCTTCGCCGGTACTTTGGGCGCGATTTGCATGGCCTGGTTCGCTGACCGCTTGAAGCGCAAGGTACGTCTGTTGTCAGCGGTGCTGGCGGGCGCAGCGCTGTGCACGATTTTGCTCGGGCTCAATCACGACAACCCACGCTATCTGGTGGCCTGCGTTTTTGCCGCCGGCTTCTGCATCATCGGCGGGCAACTGACGTTAAATGCGTTCGCCAGTAATTTCTACCCGGCGCATGTACGTGCCACGGGCACCGGATGGGCATTGGGTGTGGGGCGGTTCGGTTCGATTCTCGGGCCGCTGTTCGGCAGCCTGCTGCTGGCGATGCACATTCCGGTGGCGCAGATTTTTTTCTTCTGCGCGATCCCGGCGGTCATCGCCGCGTTGCTGATTATTCAAGTACGTTCGCCCACCGACACAGCGCAATCCCCTGTGGGAGCTAGCCTGCTAGCGAAGAACGATAACGCGGTTTAA